The Theileria parva strain Muguga chromosome 1, complete sequence, whole genome shotgun sequence DNA window ATCAGGATCtcctttaatattttcaacacattcctaatattattatattattttatacattctTAGATAAGCAAAACTTGTATGATAtggtataaaaatgagatGATTTTATTCAGCGAATTATCATACTGTTGTAGGGTGACGTAATtggaattattttatactttgtgtattttttcattttgtTTTTACACCTTCGTCTCTAACAGAAACGAATATGTTCTTGTTAAGATGACCAGGGACCGGGGTTATTATAATCCTGGTAATGATTCCTTCGGATATAATTCTAGACGTAATAACGGTACATATATATTTGGATATTTAAgctaattaattaattttagactACTGGTTAGGCCCTAATAATTCGGGGAATAGAAATGACTCCTATGGATACAAAAATCAGGGACAATCGAGAAATTCCACAAACTCCTCAAAGTAAAATCCATTATTTCGCATTCCTTGTAATTTgtctttaatttttattagatCAAGATTTGGAGATCACAATAAGGATAGTACTCCGGTGATTTGTAAACATTTCGCTCTATTAGGTATTGATTTTACACCTACTTTCTACCCCTCTACccaattaatatatatctGATGTTGTTCTcctaaattataaaactaatattgGGGAATTGACGTTTTTTGTAGATCAATGTAGATTCGGTAACAAGTGTTCGTTTTTGCACAGTGTAAAGCGTATTTTGTATATGCAAGATGTGTTTAAAGGCGGAGTATACTGCTCGACGATGAGGATGACGTCGGACAACGCCATAGAGTTCTTTGCTTGTGGGCACGGACCTACAATTAAACGCTTCAAGTTCCACAGCAATAACGCAAACGAGATTCAAACCACAACATACCCTAACATAACTATTCAGATGCCATCAGGGCATGGCAACCAGAATAATGCAGTTAGGAACAGAGTTAAAGGCCCTGTCACTGACCAGGCAATTCACAGCTTATTGTTTATGGACGATTGCCTGTTTGCAGGTTTGAGGACAGGTCACATTTGCGTCCATCATCTTCCCAGTGGCACCTTTACAATGCTTGAAGGTCACGACGCTTCTGTAAGTTCCATTATCGTAATCGAGGGTATTGTTCTTTCTTCCTGTGAAAATGGCAAAATTAACCTTTGGAGGTTCGACTCTGGTGCCTTCACCTGCGTCAACTCCCTCCTTACTAATTCTAAAATCAATTCACTTTTGGAGGTCAATTGCGATGTCTCGTCGGCGACATCTAATCAGCCAAGGCTTCTCTGGGCTGGTGGTTCTGTCATTAACATTATCGATCTTGCTTCCCTAACTGTTGTCAAAACCATTCAACTCCCTTCCAACGTTGTGGTCAAGTGCTTTAAGAggtattttatcattttaccaaaattaattatttattcacTAAAACTATCTATTTCACTAAAACTATCTATTTCACCAAAACTCCCTAATTGATACCCTCACCTCCACTAAAACTATTTAGCTATTTACTCAACACAATATACATACTGATAATACTTTGGTTTAGATACGGAGGACATGTGATTGTTGGATTTTCCAATGGTTATGTAAAAGTGTTTACTCCTCTTGGGGATGAGGTGTATATGTCATCGAATGAAAGTGGTAGCATCACTGCTATGGACGGAATGCAAACTGCTGAGGGTGATCTCCTTCTGATCGGAAGTCGTTCCGGGGAACTTACTGTTGTCCAGCTTCCCTCCTTCAATCTTCAGTACGTTTTAATGTGTCACATTGACGGGCACAAAAAATCTGGAATTAGTAAAATCGCTCCCATTGGGGCTCAACACTTCCTCACCACTGGTTATGATGGAAACGTATCATTCTTCATGTGGAAAAACCTTATTTAATCTTGTGTTTAACTCCTTGTAAATAATCTTCTCAAACactattgtatataatttatattatactaattgTATTGAGTACGTATATAATTAGGTATAGTATGTACTATCAGGTGTAATTACTCAATTGTACACCATAACTATTGtacaatatataaaattgtatacaACACATACTGTAGAGTGGTATAATAtagagtataaaattagttaattagcgGGAGAGTACAATAtcatcaatttttaaaatcatgaGAACGCTTTCAGTTGCGAGTTTGATGGCTGAGAGAGTGACCAAAAGGGGCTGAATGACATTATCCTCGAACATGTCAGAGATGCTATTCTTCTTTATGTTTATCCCGTAGTTAGTACCACCTTGGACATGTTTAGCCTTTAACTCTGTGATAACACTGAGTGGATACATTCCTGCATTTTCAGCCAGAGTATAGGGAATAATCTCCAGAGCTTCAGCAAAAGCTTTCACACAAACTTGAGAAACTCCTTCCAAAGTCATTGCCctaattaacaattatttacagcTATTAACAGTTTTTATAATGAGTAATTATAGTTACACGCAGTAACTATGGTATAAATATCTAAGAAATACTAATGCAATTAGCAGTGAATGGGGAAAAATACCATTGAGAAAGTTTGTGGGAGATTTCCATCTCAGGTGCACCACCGCCAGGAAGAATAGATCTTCTTTTAACGAGACATCTGACTACACATAAGGCGTCATGGAGTGATCTTTCAGCTTCGTCAAGAACCAGTGTGTTTGAGGCTCTAATGAGGACTGAGGCTGTTTTCTTCATATTAACCCCAGTGATCTTAACAATTCTGGAAGCTCCCTCTACTTTAGACTCGAcctgaaaaattaaaattatacgTTTTTATAATACCAATTTGGCAGTTCCCAACTTTTCTGGAGTGAAGTGGTCGATACTTGCAACTTCCTCACAACCAATGCTCTTGGTTATAAACTCGATGTCCTCACGCTCAATGTCCTTTATTACCATTATCTTAGCTTTTGCCAAGTAATCGAGAGATAAGtcctaaaataacattaatcAAATCAAAATaagtgtaaattatgtaaatagtgtaaattaacaatagttaaattaagtaaataatgCGTGAAatagagtaaataataccGTAACAGCATCACGTAGAATTGATTTCTGTATTAGGAGAACATTACAACCCGTTTGAGCAATTTTTTTAACCATTTTAGCAGTAATAAGGCGTTCTTCCCTCATGATCCTATCAATGGATTGGTAATCCTTAACAACAATGTTGTTGTCCATATCAGTTTTAGGGGTTGATAAACAGAATTGAATGAGTCCAATCTTAGCATCAACGATTCTTGTTGGGCCACTTGCAGTTTTTACTGCTTTCTGATCACTAAACACTAGTCCGTCAACCATTTCACTATCCTCTATGGTCCCACCAATGCTCTTTACTATCCTTACGCTTCTTAAGTCCACGTTTCTTGATTCTGGGGAATCCATAACACCAAGAACACAGTCAACAGCCATTGGTGCCAGTAATGAGGCGTTCTGTGATACCACctatacatattattaggtttattaaatttaaatgaaaaaatgaataaataataattattcttaCCTTAGATTGAAGAGAAATTCCAGCAATATCTATTAAGAGTGATCTATCTTCGAGTGAAATTGGCTTGGAAATAGACTCCAATATTTCCTCCGTCTAAGaacatttttcaaaaattgaACACAAATATGTTATAGAGTTTTAAAGTACCTTATTTACAGCCAACATCATACTATCGGCGATAGTTTGTGGGTGAATTCCTTGGTTGAGGAGGTTCTCAACCATCTCCAGAAGAGCCTTACAGATAACCACGACTGAGGTAGTTCCATCTCCCGCCTCGATATCCTGAGACTTACTCAGTTCCACCATCTaagaaatattattattactatatccatgagtaaataaaattagaaataGATATGATTATACCATTTTAGCAGTTGGGTGAACCAGTGATAATTCCTTGAGTATGGTAGCACCATCGTTGGTTATAATAACTCCGCCCTTGCCATCTTGGATCATCTTATCCATGCCCTTAGGGCCCAAACTAGTTCGAACCAAATCAGCGACGGctaaacataatttatagCATATATGTAAGTGTATTGGaagtatatattaatttagtatggaataaaagtgtataattagtaCCTTTGGCGGCTAGGATGTTTTTCTTTCTTACATCTGCAGTTTTTTCGTTTCTGTTCCAAACAGAATTATTAGAAGGCGGTGCTGAAACTTTAGAGGCCATTTTACAAAAACTTCATTAAATGAATGGgaaattatcaataatttacaatacGAGGGATTAAAAtaaggaaaataatttaaaatatgtgaaaataaatcaaaCAAAAACGGGGTTTAGATATttgtttgataaattataaaaccAGTCCTTCTAAACGAAGTAGATtaagataaaaatttatatacaaaattataaaagattctctaaaaatataatatttagagGTGAAAGTGTAAGAAATGAGAATAAATAGAGTAAAATCTTGCCAattcaattaattatacagCACCACAGTACAAGACGGTCAAGTACattaaacatttattatttaattatttctgAACTCACAATATAACTCATGATTTAAACggtataaaattagtcttagtatttaaattaagAACTAAATTCAATGACATTAATTTAAGGATTATTAAAGTGTTTACACATTGAattcttaaaatttgaaaattactTTAATTAAACTTCATAAAATTCCATTAAAATccttttaatttaattattattataatttatcaaattagtTACGTTTTATATCcaaaattgtttatttattttacattaaatatttacatatttttagCTATGAATTAACTAAATGATTACGGAagatataattaaaattaaaattaattttagtataatCAATTTGCAAgctttaaaaaatttattgtgTGTTCAAAAGAGTCGAATATGatcattatatataaatgtacaatattattatatgtgataaataatgaaaattaaatcGCAAAATTAGTAGAAAACcacaaaattttatttgtaaattataaaatgtaaataaaatgttcaATGTTAACGATTCTACCGAGAGAAGGTCGTCAATTTTTAGTCCTAGCGGACAGATAGGATTAATCTGTGACGGAAACTCATTTTGCTTGAATCATCTAGGAACTTCCTCTTTTATAATAGTATCTGCTCTTGGCCAGTTTGTAGTATACGATTCCTTGTCGCTTAGGGTGGTTTTTATATCCCTTCCCTTAAAATctaatattaaatctatCGCATCTGAGTATGAGaatgtattt harbors:
- the cct4 gene encoding T-complex protein 1 subunit delta; translated protein: MASKVSAPPSNNSVWNRNEKTADVRKKNILAAKAVADLVRTSLGPKGMDKMIQDGKGGVIITNDGATILKELSLVHPTAKMMVELSKSQDIEAGDGTTSVVVICKALLEMVENLLNQGIHPQTIADSMMLAVNKTEEILESISKPISLEDRSLLIDIAGISLQSKVVSQNASLLAPMAVDCVLGVMDSPESRNVDLRSVRIVKSIGGTIEDSEMVDGLVFSDQKAVKTASGPTRIVDAKIGLIQFCLSTPKTDMDNNIVVKDYQSIDRIMREERLITAKMVKKIAQTGCNVLLIQKSILRDAVTDLSLDYLAKAKIMVIKDIEREDIEFITKSIGCEEVASIDHFTPEKLGTAKLVESKVEGASRIVKITGVNMKKTASVLIRASNTLVLDEAERSLHDALCVVRCLVKRRSILPGGGAPEMEISHKLSQWAMTLEGVSQVCVKAFAEALEIIPYTLAENAGMYPLSVITELKAKHVQGGTNYGINIKKNSISDMFEDNVIQPLLVTLSAIKLATESVLMILKIDDIVLSR